The DNA region CAAATGGGGCAAGAAGGATTCCTACTGGGCTTCACAGTGTATTGAGCGAAACGGAAAGTACTACTTCTATGTGACAGTGGAAAATGCCTCAGGCGGCGGCCGTGCCATCGGTGTTCTTGTAGGCGATTCACCGACAGGTCCTTTCAAGGATGTAGTCGGAAAACCTATCGTAGGTCCTAACTGGGACTACATCGACCCGACTGTTATGATCGACGATGACGGTCAGGCTTACCTCATGTTCGGTAACCCTACATGTTACTGGGTAAAACTCAAGGAAGACATGATCACACTTGACGGACCGATCAACAAGTTTGATATGAATTCGAATTCTTTCGGTCCCGGCAAAAAGGGATGCTCATACGGTGAAGGTCCGTGGATCACAAAGCATAATGATCTTTACTACCTTGTATATGCTGCATTCTACGGCAATGACGGCGGCGAGAGTATGGGATACTCAACATCCAAGTCTATCACAGGTCCGTGGACATACGGCGGCCAGATCATGAAGCCGCATAACTGCTTCACAACACACGGCGGTATCATCGATTACAAGGATCACTCATATTTCTTCTATCACAAGAATGGTCTCAAGGGCGGCGGCACATTCAACAGAAGTGCGTGCGTTGAAGAATTCACATTCAAATCCGACGGATCTATCCCGCTTCTTACAATGAGCAATGAAGGTCCGAAACAGCTTGAATACCTTAACCCTTATAAAAAGACTGAAGCTGAGACCATCTGCTGGAGCGAAGGCATTAAGATCGAAAAGAACAAGTCTGATGACGGAGCAAACGTTTCAAATATTCAGGACGGTTCATACATCAAGGTAAAGGGCGTTGACTTTAAGGAAGGCGCTGAAAAGTTCACAGTAAGTGCCGGATCAGAAAGCGACGGCGGAGCTATCGAGCTTCACCTTGACAAGAAGGACGGCCCGGTTATCGGTAAGTGCGATATTTCAGGCACATCCGGCTGGCAGAATTTCAAGGAATTCAGCACAAAGGTAAGCGGTGCAACTGATGTTCATGACCTTTACCTTGTATTCCGCGGAAGCAGCAGCTACCTGTTCAACCTTGACTGGTGGCAGTTCAGTTCTGATAAAGTAACAGTAACAGAGCCGACAGCTTCTCCGACAACAGCTCCGACAGTTTCTCCTTCACCGTCAGTATCACCGGACGGATACATCTTCCACGATACATTTGAAAGCAGTGCAGACAGCTGGACAGCACGCGGAAGCGCTTCAGTTTCCAAGAGCACATCATCACACTATGCAGGCAGCGCCGCACTCAGTATAACAGGTCGTGAAAGCACATGGAACGGTGCGACAAAGTCATTAAGCAGTTCACAGTTTAAGGCAGGAAGCGAATATGCATTCAGTGCATGCTTCAATGCACCAAAGGCTGATGAGGCAGTTGAATACAAGCTTACACTCCAGTATGACGATGCTAACGGTGACACACAGTACGACAAGATAGCCCAGACCTACGGCAATCCGGGCGAATACGTGCAACTTTACAATGCAAACTACAAGATCCCTTCAGGCGCCTCAAACATGCAGATAATCGCCGAGACTACAGAGGGTACAATGGATTTCTTCATTGACGAAGTAATTGCGGCAGCTGCAGGCACAAAGATAGACGGACCTAAGTCAATTGTCAGAACTCCTACAGACATCAAGGGTGACGTTGACTTCGACAAGAGGATCACGGTTGCTGACCTTGTTGCTCTCAAGAACGGTATCCTCAACGGATTCCCGACAAAGGCTGCAAAGTCAAATGCAGACGTTGACAAGAGCACTGAGGTAAATGCAGAAGACGCTGTGAACCTTCAGAAATATCTTCTCGGTACTCTGACACAGTTCCCGGACAACACTCCTCCGGAACCGCCGAAGAAGGAATATGCATACAACGCAAACCTTCAGTACAAAGCTGCACCGGACAGCTACTTTAAGCAGCCTGCAAACCACGGTACAGTAGTCAAGGAAAACTATACAGGTATCAACGGCAACAAGAACATGTACGTTTATCTCCCTTACGGCTATGACAAGTCAAAGAAGTACAATGTCTTCTATCTGATGCACGGCGGCGGGGAAAGCGAAGAAACATGTTTCAATGACAACAACATCAACATTGACATTATGCTTGACAACATGATCGCAAACGGCGATATCGAACCGATGATCGTTGTAACTCCTACATTCAACAAAGCTCCGAGCGCTGACGGCGTATGGGAGGAAATGCGCAAGTCCATTATCCCTTACGTTGAAGGCAAGTATTCAACATATGCTGAGAATACAAACATTGACGGTCTCAAGGCTTCAAGATATCACCGTGCATACGGCGGATTCTCAATGGGCGGCGGTTCAACATGGGCTAACTTCAACAACAACCTCGACATCATCGCATACTTCATGCCTCTGTCAGGTCACTGCTGGGACGGTGCCGGCAAGGTAATAAATGCAGCAAAGAACTCAGGATTCAAGAAGAACGAATACTTTGTACTCGCCGCAACAGGTACTGAGGATATCGCATACGGCAACATGGTTCCGATGATCAACGAGCTCAAGAAGAATACAGACGTATTCACATACACAGCCGACTTCTCAAAGGGCAATCTCTTCTTCCTCGAAGCAAAGGGCAATGTACACTGGTGGCCACAGGTTCGTCACTACATCTATGACGCACTTCCATACTTCTTCCACGAAGGCCAGTGATTATCTGAGATCAGCAAAAACTGATACGTTTAACCTGGTAAAAAACTTTTAAACAGCATCCGAAGAGTGACTTTACTTCATTCTTCGGATGTTTTTTGCTGTTTGGATTCTTGTCAAGCGGGCGGAATCGTGTTATAATAGAAGCTGTGTATACGTAAATGAACGGAGGAATGTTTTTGGATCCTTACATAGAAAAGGTCAGAACGATAAATGAAAAGCTGGATGCTTCGCCGCTTGCGCACGTTCACAGCTACGGATGCCAGCTCAATGTTACCGACGGGGAAAAACTCAAGGGGCTTCTGTCTAAAATGGGTTACGGGTTCACTGATGTTCCGGAGGAAGCAGATCTTGTCGTACTTAACACCTGTGCTGTCCGTGAAAATGCTGAGGACCGCGTGTTCGGAAATCTCGGATTCCTGAAGCACTACAAGGAAATGAAAAAGGACATGATCATATGCATTTCCGGATGTATGACAGAGCAGAAGAATGTTGTTGAAAAAATACGTTCATCATATAAATATGTCGATATCGTTATCGGAACAAATGCGTTTGACCGTTTTCCGGGATATGTTCACGAGGTGCTTTCCGGCAGGAAGCATGTTTATGATGAGTCAGGTCCGGGAACCGGTGTTTCCGAGGGGAACGAGCAGATACGAAGCAGTTCGTTCAAGGCTTCTGTTCCGATAATGTACGGATGTAATAATTTCTGCACCTACTGTATAGTGCCTTATGTAAGAGGACGTGAACGCAGCAGAAAGGCGGAAGACATACTTGACGAGGTGCGCGGCCTTGTGGCGGACGGCTACAGGGAGATTATGCTCCTTGGCCAGAACGTAAACTCGTACGGAAATGACCTTGAAGACGGAATAAAGTTTCCGGAGCTTTTAAGAAGGATAAACGCCATAGAAGGCGATTTTATAATAAGATTTATGTCGTCGCATCCGAAAGATGCGGGAAAGGATCTTATCGATGCATTGGCTGACTGTGAAAAGGCGGGACATTTTCTGCATCTTCCGGTACAGTCGGGAAGCAACTCAGTGCTTGAGCGAATGAACAGACGCTACACTGCGGAAAAATATCTTGAGATAATCGACTACGCAAAAAGCCGGTGTCCGGACTTTACTTTTTCGACTGATATCCTCATCGGATTCCCGGATGAAACTGACGAGGAGTTTGAAGATACGCTGAAGCTTATTGAAAAGGTGCGCTACAGTAACATCTACAGTTTCATCTATTCAAAGAGGACCGGAACGAAGGCAGCTCTTCTCGAAGACAGGACACCTTATTCCGCAAAGCAGGAAAGAATGCAGAAGCTTCTTGAACTTCAGAGAAGAATAACTACTGAAGACTACAGAAAATACATCGGAAAAACTCTGAAGGTACTTGTGGACGGTCCCGGAAAAGGCGGGGAAGGAACACTTACCGGAAAGAGCAGTGAATTTATAATAGTAAACTTTAAAGGCGACAGTTCACTTACCGGACAGTTTGTGAATGTAAAGATCACCGCAGCACGTAACTGGGCTGTTGAGGGCGAACAGGTCTGACTTTAAAGCTCTCACGGTGACGCGCCGGAGCCTGCAGATACGGAAAAAATCCGGTTTACAGACCTGCAAGAAAACAGAAATTTTTATTCGGAGGAATTAACAATGGACAATATTATCGAAAAGACAAGAGAACTCGGAAAGCTCATCCAGCAGGATGCAAGATACAAGGCGTATGTTGCAGCAAGAGAAAAGAACGACAACGATCCTGCTCTTCAGAAGATGATCGGTGAGTTCGAGGAAATGCGTACAGAACTTGCAGCCGAAATGACAAAGGATGACAAGGACACTGAAAAGTTAAAGCAGCTTGATGAAGACATCAAGACTCTTTACGGCAATATCATGGGTTCAGAGCTTATGATGGAATTTGAAACAGCCAAGGCAGCGATGGATACTATGCTTTCACAGATAAACACTGTCATCACACAGTGCGCAAACGGTGAAGATCCGGATACATGCCCTGTGACAACAGGATGTACAGGAAGCTGCGAGTCATGTGCAGGGTGCCACTGATCATGAAAAATATGAAAAAACGAATTCTTGCGGGACTGATCGCATGTATGACTGCATACAGTGCTTCGGGTACTTCGACAGCTTTTCTTTCTTCAGCCACAGAAGACAAGCCGACTGTGCAGGATCTTGAAAATCAGAAAGCTGAAAACGACAGAAAGATAGCTGAACTGAAGAAAGAGATCGAGGAAGCGAAGAAGGATTACGATTCTGTTGTATCAGATGAGAGCGCCAAACTCGATTATCAGAATGCACTTAATGAAAAGATAATACTTCAGAACCAGAACATCGGCGTGGTAGTTGAAGAGATGAACCGGATCGATGAGGATATAAAGGAAAACGTAGCCGGTATTTCCGATGTCGAAGAACAGATCGGTACCCAGAACGTTCTTATAGATGAAAACATGGAACTCTACAAGAAACGTCTGCGCGCATCTTATATGTCAGGCGGAGACAATCTGGCGGCAGTGCTTTCCG from Ruminococcus sp. HUN007 includes:
- a CDS encoding family 43 glycosylhydrolase — encoded protein: MKMKKLVLYASSVLMAAGVMAGSSALNVSADNPICQTAFTPDPAPVVFGDRLYVYTGRDRDGNNDFYYMNGYQVMSTTDMQNWTNHGAFIQDGDIKWGKKDSYWASQCIERNGKYYFYVTVENASGGGRAIGVLVGDSPTGPFKDVVGKPIVGPNWDYIDPTVMIDDDGQAYLMFGNPTCYWVKLKEDMITLDGPINKFDMNSNSFGPGKKGCSYGEGPWITKHNDLYYLVYAAFYGNDGGESMGYSTSKSITGPWTYGGQIMKPHNCFTTHGGIIDYKDHSYFFYHKNGLKGGGTFNRSACVEEFTFKSDGSIPLLTMSNEGPKQLEYLNPYKKTEAETICWSEGIKIEKNKSDDGANVSNIQDGSYIKVKGVDFKEGAEKFTVSAGSESDGGAIELHLDKKDGPVIGKCDISGTSGWQNFKEFSTKVSGATDVHDLYLVFRGSSSYLFNLDWWQFSSDKVTVTEPTASPTTAPTVSPSPSVSPDGYIFHDTFESSADSWTARGSASVSKSTSSHYAGSAALSITGRESTWNGATKSLSSSQFKAGSEYAFSACFNAPKADEAVEYKLTLQYDDANGDTQYDKIAQTYGNPGEYVQLYNANYKIPSGASNMQIIAETTEGTMDFFIDEVIAAAAGTKIDGPKSIVRTPTDIKGDVDFDKRITVADLVALKNGILNGFPTKAAKSNADVDKSTEVNAEDAVNLQKYLLGTLTQFPDNTPPEPPKKEYAYNANLQYKAAPDSYFKQPANHGTVVKENYTGINGNKNMYVYLPYGYDKSKKYNVFYLMHGGGESEETCFNDNNINIDIMLDNMIANGDIEPMIVVTPTFNKAPSADGVWEEMRKSIIPYVEGKYSTYAENTNIDGLKASRYHRAYGGFSMGGGSTWANFNNNLDIIAYFMPLSGHCWDGAGKVINAAKNSGFKKNEYFVLAATGTEDIAYGNMVPMINELKKNTDVFTYTADFSKGNLFFLEAKGNVHWWPQVRHYIYDALPYFFHEGQ
- the miaB gene encoding tRNA (N6-isopentenyl adenosine(37)-C2)-methylthiotransferase MiaB — translated: MDPYIEKVRTINEKLDASPLAHVHSYGCQLNVTDGEKLKGLLSKMGYGFTDVPEEADLVVLNTCAVRENAEDRVFGNLGFLKHYKEMKKDMIICISGCMTEQKNVVEKIRSSYKYVDIVIGTNAFDRFPGYVHEVLSGRKHVYDESGPGTGVSEGNEQIRSSSFKASVPIMYGCNNFCTYCIVPYVRGRERSRKAEDILDEVRGLVADGYREIMLLGQNVNSYGNDLEDGIKFPELLRRINAIEGDFIIRFMSSHPKDAGKDLIDALADCEKAGHFLHLPVQSGSNSVLERMNRRYTAEKYLEIIDYAKSRCPDFTFSTDILIGFPDETDEEFEDTLKLIEKVRYSNIYSFIYSKRTGTKAALLEDRTPYSAKQERMQKLLELQRRITTEDYRKYIGKTLKVLVDGPGKGGEGTLTGKSSEFIIVNFKGDSSLTGQFVNVKITAARNWAVEGEQV
- a CDS encoding YlbF family regulator; its protein translation is MDNIIEKTRELGKLIQQDARYKAYVAAREKNDNDPALQKMIGEFEEMRTELAAEMTKDDKDTEKLKQLDEDIKTLYGNIMGSELMMEFETAKAAMDTMLSQINTVITQCANGEDPDTCPVTTGCTGSCESCAGCH